Sequence from the Streptomyces sp. NBC_00358 genome:
TCATGGGAAAGCCGAGATCGCCGTGTGACACGGCGCCTGCCTTGCCGGTGAAGGGTGCACGTGCACGGACGGTCGATGGCGGACAAGGGAGGGCGGACGCCGGTAGAAGCGTGGCGATGCAGCACGCGCTCTCACCATCGCGCACCAGGCACTCCGGCCAGGAGCCCTGAGAGGACAGTTCGTGACTCTTTGAGCAGTTATGTCGCCGTGTCCGCCCGCATCGAGGACGGAGTACTGTTCGAGACCGTCCTGGTCGAGAACTCCCCGGATTGGCAGACGACATGGTGAGGGTCGAAGAGCTGGAGGCCGCGCTTCCTTCGATGACACGGTGGCGTGTGCCAGGCGGACGCGGCATGGACTGGGCCGCCCTCGAGGCGGGCCTCGGCACGGCGGTGCCCTCGGACTTCCGCTCTCTGGCGGAGGCGTACCCGGTGCTTGTCATCGATGATTTCCTCATGGTGTCCCTTCCGGCTCCCGGCGCCGAGGCGCCATGGGCGTCCGCGTCCAGGGACGACGAGATCCTTCAGGATCTGTACGAGATGGGCGACACCGAGGACTACGTCCCTTACCCGCAGCCGGGGGGCCTGATCTCCTGGGCGTCGTCCAATTCGGGGGACACTGTCTACTGGAGGACGAGCCCTGCGGATCCGGAGGCATGGCCGGTGGTCGTCCGCACGGACAACGCCGACTGGATCGAGTTCCCAGTCGGTGCCGTCGAGTTCCTGGCCGGCGTGTACGGGCGCACCATCGACGTACCGGGCATGCCCGGGAACTTCCCCAGCGACGACCCGAAGGTGCTGGGCCTGAGCGACCGCATCGACTGATCGGCAACTCAGAGGGCGCTATGTGAAGTTGGCGCCTGTGTTGCCCTTTCGTTTGAGGCGATCAGCCAGGCCGCAGGTTCGCTGGGCGGCTATGGCCGCGGCTGGGTGAACGAGCCCTGCTCGGTCTCGACCAGGATTCCCCGTTCGACCAACCACTTGAGCTTCAGACGGACGCTGTTGATGTTGTTGGGCTCGATCTCCACGTCCATCGCCTCGCACACCGCTCGCGCCCGCAGCGGGGCGTCGGGTGTGGCGAACACTGCCATGATCTGGTGGTAAGCGGGATGGTCCGGGAGCTTCGCGGGTCGGCGGCGCGGGCGGCCGCGGATCGGGCAGCTCGAGCAGCGTCTTGCGGGTGATCCGGATCTCCTCGGTGACCCTGCCGAGCCCGTCCAGCAGCGCGGTCAGCTCGGCGATCTTCTCCCGGGCCGTCTCGGCCTGCGCGGCGATCTCCCGCTCCCGCTCCGCCAGGCGCGCCAGCACCGCCCCCAAGGTCAGATCTCCGCCGGTCATGCGCCGCGCCAGGTGGGGGCGGAGGTCCCGGTCAGCATCCTCGACATGCGGTCGCTTATGGCCCAGTACACCCTCGACTCGGCCGAGGTGGGCCGATACTCGTAGTCACGTACCAGCCTGCGGTGCAGCATCAAGATCCCGTTCGCCTGCTCCACCACCCATCTCTTGGGCTGCGGGACGAACCCGGTGTCGCCGGGATTGCGCTTCACGACTTCGACCTCGATGCCAGCTTCGCCCCGTGGTCGGCGACGGCGTTCTTGAACCCCTGGTCCACCAGGGCCTTCTTCACGGTGCCCGGCTCGGTTCTGGCCGCCACCCTGTCGAGCAGAGCGATGCCGGCGGCGTTGTCGTGGACGGAGGCGGCCAGTACCACCACCGCGATCAACAGGCCCAGCACGTCGACGGCCAGTCCGCGCTTGCGGCCGGGCACCTTCTTGTTCGCGTCCCGTCCGGTGGTTTTGGCCGGGACTCCGGCGGCGGCGTGCAGGCTCTGGGTGTCGAGCACCACCAGGCTGGGGTCGGCTAATCGGCCCTTCTTCTCCCGGACCTGCCAGCGTAGAAGGTCGTGGATGGTCTGGTCGGTGCCGTCGTCGCGCCGCTTGTAGAAGTAGTACTTCACGGCGCCGGCGGGAGGCAGGTCGTGGGGGAGGTAGTCCCACTGGCATCCGGTGCGGGACTGGTACAGCAGGGCGTTGACGATCTCCCGCATGTCGTAGTTGCCCCGGTGGCCGCTGACGGAGCGGTGTCGGGCCTTCCGGGCGCTGATTACGGGCTCGATCAGGGCCCAGCGCTCGTCGGATAAGTCGCTCTTGCAGGACTGGCGGTCGCTCACGGGAGACACTCCAGCACGGCCGAGTTCGCTGGTCAGCGTGGACGCTGCGGCCCCACACGTTCCAGCTACGACAGATGCGACATCAAGTCGCATACCGCCCTCTCAGAGGTCCGGGAAGCGGGTGGCGGGGTGCGCGCCGAGGCGGTCCGCGAGTCGAGCTGAGGAACGAGGTCCTCAGTGCTGAGTACTGCGGTTTGAAGTCGAGGGGCGCCGGGTGGAGAGCGGCGGCGCCCTGGTAGGGGCGGATGTAGCGGGCGGTGGTCGTGAAGGAGACCTGCCGGGTCGCGGGCCTGACGGTCCAGATCGCGTTCGTGGGCGTCGGATCCAGGCCGTCGGGCCGCGACCTTCGAGGGGCATTGGTGTGCCCCGGTTCGTTCAGCTCAGGCGCCACTGCTGGTTGGCGCCGCCATTGCAGTTCCACAGCTCCAGCTGCGTGCCGTTGACGTTGCCGGCCGGCTGGTCGCCGCCGGTGACGTCGAGGCACAGGCCGGACTGGACGCCGGTGATCGTGCCGTCGGCGTTCAGGCGCCACTGCTGGTTCGTGCCGCCGTTGCAGGTCCACAGCTCGGCCTTGGTGCCCGCGGTGGTCGCGGCGCCTGTGGCATCCAGGCACTGCGTGCCCCCATAGAGCCGCAGTTCACCGGCCGCGGTCAGGGTGGCCTTCTGGTTGGCGCCGCCGTTGCAGTCCCAGATCTCGATCTTCGTGCCGGGCGCGGTCTGGTTGTCGAACGCCTCGAGGCAGCGGCCGGAGGAAGCACCGACGAGGGCGTGCGTGCTGCCGGTGCTGGTGGCCGAGCCGGTGGACACCCGGAACAGGACCGTGCCGTGGCCGGGCACCGTGGCCGAGATCGCCCCGCTGGTGGTGGTCTTCACATGCGACCACAGGTTGTCCAGGCTGTAGCCGTTGGACGAGGCGGGCAGACCGACCGCCGACGCGGTCGTGGAGATGGTGGCCGCGGCGGAGTTCTCGTTGAACAACGCCACCGACACGTCCCCGCCGGCCAGCGGCTTGGCCAGTACGTCCAGGCCTCCAGCGGAGGATACCTGCACCCCCTGCTTGCCGAGCGCGTCCTGGTCGACCGCGACGACGTCCCGGTCCCCGAGGATGGACGCTGTGGCGGCAGTGGAGTTGGGCAGGTCGTTGCCCGTGATCAGCGGGGCCGCCATCTCGGCCCAGAGACTGAACTCGCTGCGGTCCTCGGTGAACGACATGCCGCCGTTGCCGACCTCCAGCATGTCGGGATCATTCCAGCCACCGGGGCCGGCGTACTGCGCCAGCTTGACGTTGGCGTGAAAGATCGACAGCAGGGAGCCGTAGCTGTCGTTGATGTCGCCGGTGGTGCGCCACATGTTGCCCACGCCCGCGCCCCACGTCCACACGTTGTCCACGCCCCACTCGCACAGGCTGAACACAATGGCGCGGCCGCTGCCGGCCAGGGCGTCGCGCATGGTGGTGTCGCGCCGCTGGGCCGAGGTCCCGTCGTCGTTGCAGTTGTCGTACTTGAGCAGGTCCACGCCCCAGGAGGCGAAGCTGTTCGCGTCGGTCTGCTCGTGGCCGAGGCTGCCGGGGTAGCCGGCGCAGGTCTTCGTGCCCGCGCTCTCGTAGATGCCCAGCTTCAGGCCCTTGCCGTGCACGTACGCAGCGGTGCCGCTGATGCCGTCCGGGAACTTGACGGGGTCCGGCACGAGGCGGCCGGCGGAGTCGCGGCTGCCGGCCATCCAGCAGTCGTCGATGTCGACGTAGGTGTAGCCGGCCGCGGCCAGCCCGGAGGAGACCAGGTAGTCGGCGACGGATTCGACCTTCTGCTCGGTGACGTTGCATCCGAACTTGTTCCAGCTGTTCCAGCCCATCGGCGGGGTCAGGGCCAGCCCATTGGGTAACGCGCCGGCCTCTGGTGCGGCGCCCATGACCCAGGCGGCTGACACCGCGAACAGGGCCAGGACGGTGCCGACCGCGGTACCGGTGCGTCTACGGGCGGGGTTACGGCGGCTGCCGGTGCGGGCCGGGACGTACTCAGGGTGGAGTACGCGGCGTGTCCGGAGTGTGCGGGCCATGTGGAGCGTGCGGGGCATGCGGAGGCGCACGTTGTCCTTCTTTCGGATGGGGGGCTACCCGATGGGCACTCAGCCTCGCGGACAGACTTGAGTGACTCCGTGTCAGGTGGAGGAACAGCCGAAGGGGATGACAAAGACGCATGATGGGTAAGGGTGGAAAGTTTTGGATTCTGTGCGAATGCCGGGGCATACCGTCGCAGTCCACACAGGCCCCGTCAAGGGTGTACACAGCAACCGGAGCGAAACTCTGGTGCCGGTGTTCATCGGCGTCGTCGTCGACCAGGCCGTGAGCAGCGGGGACAGCAGTCGGCTCCTGCTGTGGCCGGTCGTCCTCACCGTCCTCCATATCTGCCTGTCATGGAGTTCCCGGCTGGGCGCCCGGACCGGCGAACACCGCGCGCCGCAAGGCGAACACTGCGCGCCGCGCAGACCGCTCACGACCGCACCCCGGCCGTCGGCAGGGAACTCGATTCTCCGGCCGGAGCGGAGCAGGGACGGCTGCGCGGCGCGCTCGCGTACGTCCTCCCCCACCGGCTCATCCGGGCACCGATCGCGCCGGTCAGGGACCGCCTGAACACCCACGTCTCCCACGCCGTACGCGAGGTGATTACCGAGCCTGCATGGCTCACGGTATTCCTGCCGCCTGCCCACTCGCCCGACCTCAACCCCGCCGAGCGGGTCTGAGCTCACGTCAAGCGCAGCCTGACCAACCTCGCCGTCGTCGCCCTCGACCGACTCAAGGCCCTCGTCCGCAACCGGCTCAAGCGCCTGCAAGACCGGCCTGACACCCTCGACGCCCCCCATAGACGACACCGCCCTGAAGGCGTGGGCGGGTCGGCGGCCAGCTTCCGGTCCCAGCATGGCGCGGCGCCCGGTGCCCGGGGTGGCGGGTGCCCAGCGGACGGTACAACCTCAACCTCGCCGGACAGACCGGCAGCCGGGTCGGCGCCGATCACCTCCACACCCAGTCAGAGATCATTTACGGCCAAGCTTTAGTTGGAGGGCGTCTCACGTGGCAAGTTTCGCGAGCTTCTTGTAGCAGGTCAGAGCAGCGGCCAGGCCGAGGAGGGCGAGGAAGTGCGAGCCCTTTCGTTCGTATCGGATGGTCAGGCGGCGGTGGCCGAAGAGCCAAGCGATCGACCGCTCGATCTTCCAGCGGTGCCGACCAAGGCGTTCGCCGGACTCGATGCCTGGCCGCGCGATGCGCGCGACGAGTCCACGTTCGCGCAGCCATCTGAGGGGGTCGGCGGAGAAGTACGCCTTAACCGCACGGAGTTTGACGGGTCGGCGCCGCCTTGGTCCCCGGCGGGAC
This genomic interval carries:
- a CDS encoding glycoside hydrolase family 27 protein, which encodes MPRTLHMARTLRTRRVLHPEYVPARTGSRRNPARRRTGTAVGTVLALFAVSAAWVMGAAPEAGALPNGLALTPPMGWNSWNKFGCNVTEQKVESVADYLVSSGLAAAGYTYVDIDDCWMAGSRDSAGRLVPDPVKFPDGISGTAAYVHGKGLKLGIYESAGTKTCAGYPGSLGHEQTDANSFASWGVDLLKYDNCNDDGTSAQRRDTTMRDALAGSGRAIVFSLCEWGVDNVWTWGAGVGNMWRTTGDINDSYGSLLSIFHANVKLAQYAGPGGWNDPDMLEVGNGGMSFTEDRSEFSLWAEMAAPLITGNDLPNSTAATASILGDRDVVAVDQDALGKQGVQVSSAGGLDVLAKPLAGGDVSVALFNENSAAATISTTASAVGLPASSNGYSLDNLWSHVKTTTSGAISATVPGHGTVLFRVSTGSATSTGSTHALVGASSGRCLEAFDNQTAPGTKIEIWDCNGGANQKATLTAAGELRLYGGTQCLDATGAATTAGTKAELWTCNGGTNQQWRLNADGTITGVQSGLCLDVTGGDQPAGNVNGTQLELWNCNGGANQQWRLS